In the genome of Acidobacteriota bacterium, one region contains:
- a CDS encoding AAA family ATPase, with protein sequence MLTRLQVEGFKNLDRIDVRLGPFTCVAGPNGVGKSNLFDAISFLAALADKPLVEAASTVRGGDSRRGDVWSLFRRAGDHVTDTMRLAAEFLIPEEGEDELGQVAKASMTFLQYELELRYRQDSAVRTMGALEIVRERMVHINRSKAKSRLGFPHKKAWRDSVVKGRRTSPYISTENEGNEEPVVSLHADSVAGLGGGRPRRVPAANLPRTMLSSVNNAAEHRTLVLARQEMAGWTQLQLEPSALRAPDGFTAPRSMGPSGAHLAATLYDLAQAAQRDHPGGERDVYARVANRLSELVENVRGIAVDVDDKRQLLSIVMTDLQNTEHVASALSDGTLRFLALTVMESDPRSRRLLCLEEPENGMHPLRISAVIELLDELAVDVEEPVDADNPLRQVIINTHSPSVVGCVRDDALLVAHAGRGSESAASRLSIRHLPHTWRDQEDADEPTVTRGDLLAYLNPLQTIDDGGDAPRGGARRVMHRADLRQYGLPLAPSDAGPAR encoded by the coding sequence ATTCGACGCGATCTCCTTTCTCGCCGCGCTGGCGGACAAGCCCCTGGTCGAAGCAGCGTCGACGGTACGAGGCGGAGATTCCCGGCGCGGTGACGTGTGGAGCCTCTTTCGGCGCGCGGGCGACCACGTAACCGACACGATGAGACTCGCTGCGGAGTTCCTGATACCGGAGGAGGGCGAAGACGAGCTCGGCCAGGTGGCCAAGGCATCGATGACGTTCCTCCAGTACGAATTGGAGCTTCGATACCGGCAGGATTCAGCCGTCAGGACGATGGGCGCTCTGGAGATCGTCCGCGAACGAATGGTCCATATCAATCGTTCCAAAGCGAAGAGCCGGCTCGGCTTCCCGCACAAGAAGGCCTGGCGGGACTCGGTGGTCAAGGGCCGCCGTACCAGCCCCTATATTTCGACGGAGAATGAAGGAAACGAAGAACCGGTCGTCTCACTGCATGCCGACAGCGTAGCCGGCCTGGGGGGCGGGCGCCCACGTCGGGTTCCTGCTGCGAATCTGCCCCGCACGATGTTGTCTTCTGTAAACAATGCCGCCGAGCACCGAACATTGGTACTCGCGCGCCAGGAAATGGCCGGATGGACGCAACTGCAACTGGAGCCTTCGGCTCTCCGGGCGCCGGACGGCTTTACGGCGCCGCGCAGCATGGGACCGAGTGGAGCCCACCTGGCGGCGACGCTGTACGACCTTGCGCAGGCGGCGCAACGCGATCACCCGGGTGGAGAGCGGGACGTCTACGCCCGGGTCGCGAACCGGCTCTCCGAACTCGTCGAGAACGTCCGAGGGATCGCTGTGGACGTCGACGACAAGCGGCAGCTTCTGAGCATCGTGATGACGGATCTCCAGAACACCGAGCACGTTGCGAGCGCGTTGTCCGACGGCACGCTGCGCTTTCTCGCTCTCACCGTCATGGAGTCCGATCCGAGGAGCCGACGGCTGCTCTGCCTGGAGGAACCCGAGAACGGAATGCATCCCCTCCGCATTTCGGCCGTCATCGAGTTGCTGGACGAACTGGCCGTTGACGTCGAGGAACCCGTCGATGCCGACAATCCTCTTCGCCAGGTAATCATCAACACGCACTCGCCGTCGGTAGTAGGGTGTGTTCGTGACGACGCGCTGCTCGTGGCCCACGCCGGTCGCGGGAGTGAATCCGCGGCGTCGCGACTCTCGATACGCCATCTGCCGCACACGTGGCGTGACCAGGAGGATGCCGATGAACCCACGGTTACCCGCGGCGATCTGTTGGCCTACCTGAATCCGCTGCAGACAATCGATGACGGTGGCGACGCCCCACGCGGCGGCGCCCGACGAGTGATGCACCGTGCAGACCTGCGACAGTACGGGCTGCCGCTTGCGCCCTCCGACGCAGGGCCTGCACGATGA